The following are encoded together in the Adhaeribacter arboris genome:
- the priA gene encoding replication restart helicase PriA, with amino-acid sequence MSQPLLFQSSEQATERITLFADVILPLPLPKLYTYRVPYDMNDDIFVGTRVIVQFGAKKILSCIVADVHENPPSGYQAKYILEIIDETPVVTTPQLKIFNWIAEYYMCTIGEVINAALPSALKLSSESRIQLHPQFNPEYPVYPLSTAEEKIVFALGQNKTLTFTEVGNLLQINHFHKIIKSLIQKEVIIIFEEIADKYTPKVVKKLRLSPHFIHEAELLEELMSQLAIRPKQLDVVLQYLQKVPVHQNVHLNEKGIEKNTLTSNPHLSLSSINALIKKGIMEQFETIVSRFPVDDNKPLPAFNLSAHQIAARDEILDLFDSKDIVLLHGITGSGKTEVYIDLIKKALEGGGQVLYLLPEIALTAQIVTRLIKVFGNRLGVYHSKFSDNERVEVWNGILSGRFSVVIGVRSAIFLPFHNLSLIIVDEEHESSYKQYEPAPRYNAREVALMLATYHRCKTLLGSATPAVETYYNAKTGRWGLVTMNKRFGEAGLPEIELVDTRRESQKKNMHSHFSQKLLHEIEQKLKKQEQVILFQNRRGYAPYINCHDCDWIPKCKNCAVSLSYHKYNRELRCHYCGYHESMPHDCPACGSTMIKTVGFGTEKIEDELKLLLPEANIQRMDLDTTRSKNSYQQIIADFEANNTNVLVGTQMVTKGLDFENVSLVGIINADSIINYPDYRAHERAYQMFVQVSGRAGRKGKKGLVIIQTGNPSQAIFQKVIENDYQALYEFEIQERRKFNFPPFMRVIKITVKHIDEKINEQAAAVLTKEFIDRLPKNQVLGPEVPYIFKIRNYYLSEIHIKLDREHTSLKAAKLLIAEAINQVKINKDFRNIRVVVDVDPV; translated from the coding sequence TTGAGCCAACCATTATTATTTCAATCGTCGGAACAAGCTACGGAGCGAATAACTTTATTTGCCGACGTAATTTTGCCTTTGCCTTTACCCAAACTATATACCTACCGGGTGCCCTACGACATGAACGATGATATCTTCGTGGGAACTCGCGTGATTGTGCAGTTTGGAGCCAAGAAGATTTTGAGTTGCATTGTAGCCGATGTACACGAGAATCCCCCGTCTGGCTACCAGGCCAAATACATTCTGGAAATTATCGACGAAACTCCGGTGGTAACTACGCCTCAGCTTAAAATATTTAATTGGATTGCCGAGTATTACATGTGCACTATTGGCGAAGTAATAAACGCAGCTTTGCCTTCAGCCTTAAAACTAAGCAGTGAGTCCCGGATACAATTGCACCCGCAGTTTAATCCGGAATACCCGGTATACCCCTTATCTACCGCCGAAGAAAAAATAGTCTTTGCCTTAGGCCAGAATAAAACCCTCACTTTTACCGAAGTGGGAAATTTATTGCAGATCAACCATTTTCATAAAATAATAAAATCACTAATCCAAAAAGAGGTTATTATTATTTTTGAAGAAATAGCCGATAAATACACCCCGAAGGTAGTTAAGAAACTGCGCTTATCGCCGCATTTCATCCACGAAGCCGAATTACTGGAAGAACTCATGAGCCAACTGGCAATCCGGCCGAAACAACTCGATGTGGTTCTGCAGTATTTGCAGAAGGTACCCGTCCACCAGAATGTGCACCTGAACGAAAAAGGCATCGAAAAAAATACTCTTACTTCTAATCCGCATTTATCGCTTTCATCTATTAATGCTTTAATCAAAAAAGGCATTATGGAACAGTTCGAAACTATTGTTTCCCGGTTTCCGGTGGATGATAATAAACCATTACCCGCCTTTAACTTATCCGCCCATCAAATAGCTGCCCGCGACGAAATATTAGATTTATTTGACAGTAAGGATATTGTTTTATTGCACGGCATTACGGGTAGTGGTAAAACCGAAGTTTACATTGATTTGATAAAAAAAGCGTTGGAAGGTGGCGGCCAAGTTTTGTATTTACTACCTGAAATTGCCCTTACCGCCCAAATTGTAACGCGCCTCATCAAAGTTTTTGGTAATCGTTTAGGAGTGTATCATTCTAAATTTTCCGATAACGAACGGGTAGAAGTTTGGAACGGTATTTTGTCGGGCCGTTTTTCAGTGGTAATTGGCGTGCGCTCGGCTATATTTCTACCTTTTCATAACTTGTCGCTGATTATTGTGGACGAAGAACACGAATCGTCATACAAGCAATACGAACCGGCTCCTCGCTACAATGCCCGCGAAGTAGCGCTCATGCTGGCTACCTACCACAGGTGCAAAACTTTATTAGGATCGGCTACACCCGCCGTAGAGACCTATTATAACGCTAAAACAGGTCGTTGGGGCTTAGTAACCATGAACAAACGTTTTGGCGAAGCGGGTTTACCCGAAATAGAATTGGTAGACACTCGTCGGGAAAGCCAGAAGAAAAACATGCACAGCCATTTTTCGCAGAAGTTGTTACATGAAATTGAGCAAAAATTAAAAAAGCAGGAACAAGTAATTTTATTTCAGAACCGGCGGGGTTACGCCCCTTACATTAACTGCCACGACTGCGACTGGATTCCGAAGTGTAAAAACTGCGCGGTAAGCCTCTCCTATCATAAATACAATCGCGAATTGCGCTGCCATTACTGCGGTTACCACGAATCCATGCCCCATGATTGCCCGGCCTGCGGCTCCACCATGATTAAAACCGTAGGATTTGGGACCGAAAAAATTGAAGACGAGCTAAAGCTGCTATTACCCGAAGCCAATATCCAGCGGATGGATTTAGATACTACGCGCAGTAAAAACAGCTACCAACAAATCATTGCCGATTTCGAGGCCAATAATACGAATGTACTGGTAGGCACGCAAATGGTAACCAAAGGCCTGGACTTCGAAAATGTAAGTTTAGTGGGGATTATCAACGCGGACAGTATCATTAATTATCCGGATTACCGGGCGCACGAGCGGGCTTACCAAATGTTTGTGCAGGTAAGTGGCCGGGCGGGCCGCAAAGGCAAAAAAGGCTTAGTAATTATTCAGACGGGCAACCCTTCGCAGGCCATATTTCAGAAAGTAATCGAGAACGATTACCAGGCTTTATACGAATTTGAAATTCAGGAACGCCGCAAATTTAATTTCCCGCCCTTTATGCGCGTAATTAAAATTACCGTGAAACACATCGATGAAAAGATTAATGAGCAAGCAGCAGCCGTACTTACCAAAGAATTCATCGATCGTTTGCCTAAAAACCAAGTACTTGGTCCGGAAGTACCTTATATTTTCAAAATTCGCAATTACTATTTAAGCGAAATTCATATAAAATTAGACCGGGAACACACCAGCCTGAAAGCTGCCAAGCTACTCATCGCCGAAGCTATCAACCAGGTTAAAATAAACAAAGACTTCCGCAATATCCGGGTAGTAGTAGATGTAGATCCGGTGTAA
- a CDS encoding thioredoxin domain-containing protein, with amino-acid sequence MLYHNFSLRFEKERGGMGQAPKFPMPVNYLFLLRYYQYANQTAALEHVNLTLREMAFGGIYDQAGGGFARYSVDNEWLVPHFEKMLYDNGQLISLYAEAYQITKNSLYKEVVYETISFVERELISPEGGFFSSLDADSEGEEGKFYVFTKEELQEIIGAEEPLFSTYYNVHAEGNWEHNQNILHRRQTDEAFAAEHQLEIPILKELVKGWKAKVMRARSQRVRPGLDDKILTAWNALMLKGLADAYYVFQEEKFRELALKNANFLRQRVKNGPKLFRNYKNGKASINAFLEDYALLIQAFIRLYEITFDENWLNEAHQLTKYTLGNFFDENENLFFYTDKEGEKLIARKKEILDNVIPASNSVMASNLHFLSLYFDQPKYFEISEAMLSQIKQLLVKQPSHLANWANVYYAKLKPTAEIAIVGPEAQSFRNSFADFYFPNAIFAGTEIESDLPLLSDRIAIGEETTIYVCFNKTCQLPVHTVTEALEQLDKINEV; translated from the coding sequence CGGTATTACCAATACGCCAATCAAACCGCCGCCCTGGAGCACGTAAATCTAACACTTCGCGAAATGGCTTTCGGCGGAATTTACGACCAGGCTGGGGGTGGTTTTGCTCGTTACTCCGTGGATAACGAATGGTTGGTTCCGCACTTCGAAAAAATGTTGTACGACAATGGCCAACTAATTAGCTTATATGCCGAAGCGTACCAGATAACCAAAAATTCTTTGTACAAAGAAGTAGTGTACGAAACCATTTCTTTCGTAGAACGCGAACTTATAAGTCCGGAAGGCGGTTTTTTCTCTTCCCTGGATGCCGATAGCGAAGGCGAAGAAGGTAAGTTTTACGTATTTACGAAAGAAGAACTCCAAGAGATTATTGGAGCCGAAGAACCTTTATTTTCTACTTACTACAACGTACACGCCGAAGGTAATTGGGAACATAACCAAAACATTTTGCACCGCCGGCAAACGGATGAAGCGTTTGCGGCAGAACACCAGTTAGAAATTCCTATTTTAAAAGAATTAGTTAAGGGCTGGAAGGCAAAGGTAATGCGGGCTCGCTCCCAAAGAGTTCGTCCCGGCCTCGACGACAAAATTCTAACCGCTTGGAACGCTTTAATGCTGAAAGGTTTAGCGGATGCGTATTATGTTTTTCAAGAAGAAAAATTCCGGGAACTAGCTTTGAAAAACGCGAATTTCCTGCGCCAAAGGGTAAAAAACGGACCAAAGCTGTTTCGTAATTATAAAAACGGGAAAGCCAGCATTAATGCTTTTTTAGAAGATTACGCTTTGCTCATTCAAGCTTTTATCCGGCTATACGAAATTACCTTCGACGAAAATTGGCTAAATGAAGCCCATCAATTGACTAAATACACGCTTGGCAACTTTTTCGACGAAAACGAAAATTTATTTTTCTATACCGATAAAGAAGGCGAAAAATTAATTGCCCGCAAAAAAGAAATCCTGGACAATGTTATTCCGGCTTCCAACTCCGTAATGGCCAGTAACCTGCATTTTTTAAGCCTGTATTTCGATCAGCCCAAATACTTCGAAATATCGGAAGCGATGTTAAGCCAAATAAAACAGTTATTGGTAAAACAACCAAGTCATTTAGCTAATTGGGCAAATGTGTATTATGCCAAACTAAAACCTACCGCCGAAATAGCAATTGTGGGACCGGAAGCACAAAGTTTCCGCAATTCTTTCGCCGATTTTTACTTTCCCAATGCCATTTTCGCGGGCACGGAAATTGAAAGCGATTTACCCTTACTCTCCGACCGAATAGCCATTGGCGAGGAAACCACCATCTACGTTTGCTTTAATAAAACTTGCCAATTACCGGTACATACGGTAACCGAAGCGCTGGAACAATTAGATAAGATTAATGAAGTTTAG
- a CDS encoding aspartate kinase → MLTVEKIGGTSMSALDKVLENIIYHGRTGDQLYNRVFVVSAFAGVTNLLLENKKTGAPGVYHHIVGHKDFHQSLYQVTEELQQINKSYEYLGLDVEAANKFVRQRLHEAQLFLENLVNVLASGYVSSESILQAAREILASIGEAHAAFNFVNILQNQGLNATLVDLSGFHDHEPYTIDQRIAHSLKGIDFEKTITVVTGYTKGTEGIMREFDRGYSEVTFCKVAVALKPKEAIIHKEYHLSSADPALVGLENCVPVVNTNYDVADQLADVGMEAIHPKASKPLEINGINLRIKNTFEPDHPGTLITRDYVWPNKRVEVITGTNKVIILDIYDPLMVGTVGSDFAVMQEFHKFNISYIFKATSANSISMVIWEKDYKPELVQALEAQFQEVTVEKVAIVCMIGSNIDQPGVLAKAAGSLAEHNINIKSAGFSLRKVNVQFVVAREDFKAAVVALNKTMFF, encoded by the coding sequence ATGTTAACAGTAGAAAAAATTGGCGGCACTAGTATGAGTGCGCTGGATAAAGTTTTAGAAAATATCATATACCATGGCCGCACCGGTGACCAATTATATAACCGGGTATTTGTGGTTTCGGCCTTTGCCGGGGTTACTAATTTGCTCCTCGAAAACAAAAAAACCGGTGCACCAGGCGTTTACCACCACATTGTAGGTCACAAAGATTTTCACCAATCGTTATACCAGGTAACCGAAGAGTTGCAGCAAATTAATAAAAGCTACGAGTATTTAGGCTTAGATGTAGAAGCAGCTAATAAATTCGTCCGGCAACGGTTGCACGAGGCTCAGCTATTTCTCGAAAATCTGGTAAATGTTTTGGCCTCCGGCTACGTAAGCTCCGAAAGCATTTTACAAGCCGCCCGCGAAATTTTAGCTTCTATCGGCGAAGCGCATGCCGCCTTTAATTTTGTCAATATTCTGCAAAACCAGGGTTTAAATGCCACCTTAGTAGATTTAAGCGGTTTCCACGACCACGAACCGTACACCATTGACCAGCGCATCGCGCATTCTTTAAAAGGCATTGACTTTGAAAAAACTATTACCGTAGTTACCGGCTACACCAAAGGCACCGAAGGCATTATGCGGGAGTTTGATAGGGGTTATTCCGAAGTAACTTTTTGCAAAGTAGCCGTTGCTTTAAAGCCAAAGGAAGCTATTATTCACAAAGAATATCACCTCTCTTCTGCCGATCCTGCTTTGGTAGGCCTGGAAAATTGCGTACCCGTAGTAAATACCAATTACGACGTAGCCGACCAACTAGCAGACGTAGGCATGGAAGCCATTCACCCGAAAGCCAGCAAACCTTTGGAAATAAATGGCATTAATTTGCGCATTAAAAATACCTTTGAGCCAGACCATCCTGGTACTTTAATTACCCGCGATTATGTGTGGCCAAACAAGCGCGTAGAAGTAATTACCGGCACGAACAAAGTAATTATTCTGGATATCTACGACCCGTTAATGGTAGGTACGGTAGGTTCGGACTTTGCTGTTATGCAGGAGTTCCACAAATTTAATATCAGCTACATTTTTAAGGCTACCAGCGCCAACAGTATTTCCATGGTTATCTGGGAAAAAGATTATAAACCAGAATTGGTGCAAGCGCTGGAAGCACAGTTTCAGGAGGTAACCGTTGAGAAAGTAGCCATTGTGTGCATGATTGGTTCTAATATCGACCAACCGGGTGTTCTGGCGAAGGCCGCCGGATCTCTCGCGGAGCACAATATAAATATTAAAAGCGCCGGCTTCTCCCTCCGGAAAGTAAACGTGCAATTTGTAGTAGCCCGTGAAGATTTTAAAGCCGCAGTAGTAGCGCTGAATAAAACTATGTTTTTCTAA